A window of the Tunturibacter empetritectus genome harbors these coding sequences:
- a CDS encoding thiolase family protein: MKDVIIASAVRTAVGKAPRGTLRTTRPDDLAAVAISGALERIPQLDKAEIEDVILGCAMPEAEQGMNVAKVASFRAGLPVTTAGMTINRYCASGLQSIALAADRIRGGSADCIVAGGTESMSYVPFGGNKISVNPWLVENYPGSYMSMGLTAERVATHYGITREQMDQFSYESHQKALAAIAAGKFDDEIVSVTVTNTVPNGKKAKTTESTFKQDEGPRADTSLEALAKLKPVFHAKGTVTAGNSSQTSDGAAAAVVMSAERAAQLGIKPMGKFLAFAYAGCDPEEMGIGPIHAIPKVLKMAGLSLEDIDLFELNEAFAAQSLAVLKVLGIDPAKVNVNGGAIALGHPLGCTGAKLTATLLREMPRRKAKYGIVTMCVGGGMGAAGIYEALS; encoded by the coding sequence ATGAAAGACGTCATTATTGCATCGGCTGTACGTACCGCTGTTGGGAAGGCTCCTCGCGGAACTCTTCGGACTACCCGCCCGGATGATCTGGCTGCCGTTGCCATCTCCGGGGCTTTGGAGCGTATTCCGCAGCTTGATAAGGCGGAGATTGAAGATGTGATTCTGGGCTGCGCGATGCCTGAGGCAGAGCAGGGGATGAATGTGGCGAAGGTTGCCAGCTTCCGTGCGGGGTTGCCGGTTACGACTGCGGGGATGACGATCAATCGCTACTGTGCGTCGGGGTTGCAGTCGATTGCGCTGGCGGCGGATCGGATTCGTGGCGGATCCGCGGATTGCATTGTTGCGGGTGGGACGGAGAGCATGTCGTATGTTCCGTTTGGCGGTAATAAGATCTCGGTGAATCCGTGGCTGGTGGAGAACTATCCTGGGTCATATATGTCGATGGGGCTGACGGCGGAGAGGGTGGCGACTCACTACGGGATCACTCGGGAGCAGATGGATCAGTTTTCGTATGAGAGCCATCAGAAGGCTCTGGCTGCGATTGCAGCCGGGAAGTTCGACGATGAGATTGTTTCGGTGACGGTTACAAATACTGTGCCGAATGGGAAGAAGGCAAAGACGACCGAGTCTACGTTCAAGCAGGATGAGGGGCCGCGTGCCGATACGTCGCTGGAGGCGCTGGCGAAGTTGAAGCCGGTGTTTCATGCGAAGGGAACTGTGACGGCGGGGAACTCGAGCCAGACGTCCGATGGAGCGGCGGCGGCGGTGGTGATGTCAGCCGAGCGCGCGGCGCAGCTTGGGATCAAGCCGATGGGTAAGTTTCTTGCGTTCGCTTATGCGGGGTGTGATCCGGAGGAGATGGGGATTGGGCCAATCCATGCCATTCCCAAGGTGCTGAAGATGGCTGGGTTGTCGCTTGAGGATATTGATCTCTTCGAGTTGAACGAGGCGTTTGCGGCGCAGTCGCTGGCGGTGTTGAAGGTGCTGGGGATTGATCCGGCGAAGGTAAATGTGAACGGGGGCGCGATTGCGCTGGGGCACCCGCTTGGCTGTACGGGGGCGAAGTTGACGGCTACTTTGCTGCGGGAGATGCCTCGGCGCAAGGCGAAGTATGGGATTGTGACGATGTGTGTTGGGGGCGGGATGGGAGCGGCTGGGATCTATGAGGCTCTGAGTTAG
- a CDS encoding 3-hydroxyacyl-CoA dehydrogenase/enoyl-CoA hydratase family protein, translating to MPSSTIEAPTPQSSGKHSPSRDHRQINKVAVLGAGTMGSRIAAHIANAGLPVVLLDIVPPGIDASAPKQERNKFVLAAMDGLKKSKPAAFYAPESARLITIGNFEDDLALIADCDWIIEVVAENLEIKRALLEKVLQHRRKDSILTSNTSGLPIHKIVEGMPMELRRHWFGTHFFNPPRYMRLLEVIRTPDTDPADIAAVEHFCDLRLGKAIVHSHDTPNFIANRIGTFSMGNAIRLMQEQGLSIEEVDTLTGSALGWPKTGTFRLGDMVGVDVLAHVATNFSAQAEKIKDERAEVKLAPFIGKMLERKWLGDKTKQGFYKKEGKDAEGRDLRHVLDWQTLDYKPSTRPKFPAIEMAKNVESTPARIAQLLHADVTKDKAAAFYWPLLTELFTYSANRVPEIADNIVEIDQAMKTGFNWELGPFEMFDAAGVRATTEKMRAAGAPVSANVEKLLAYAEKHGEANPAWYKDDASVVSGRLFFDPVSGEYKPVVTAEGVTSLGVIKKANGVVKKNPGASVIDLGDGVAGIELHSKMNALGDDIVNLITQTLKPTSEMVGNFEAFVITGDSTNFSVGANLMQLLLGIQEEEWDEVEMAVRAFQNMTQAIKFCPRPVVVAPYGMCLGGGVEIALHGAARQPHSELYMGLVEAGVGLIPGGGGCKEMTIRSVEAGSSIRPDARGEGVEIFEALKKNFETIAMAKVSTSAAEARSFGFFKQSDSITMNRERLLTDAKTKARAIADAGYSAPAPRTDIAAPGENALATLKLAVWTMREGQYISDHDAKIANWVAYALCGGKVTPGTPVTEQYLLDLEREAFLSLCGEKKTQERIAFTLKTGKPLRN from the coding sequence ATGCCTTCCAGCACCATCGAAGCACCTACACCACAGAGTTCGGGAAAGCATAGCCCCTCCCGGGATCACAGACAGATCAACAAGGTTGCGGTGCTTGGCGCGGGAACCATGGGATCGCGTATCGCGGCGCATATTGCGAACGCTGGGTTGCCGGTGGTTCTGCTGGATATCGTTCCGCCTGGCATCGACGCTAGTGCGCCGAAGCAGGAGCGAAACAAGTTTGTGCTGGCGGCGATGGATGGGTTGAAGAAGTCGAAGCCTGCTGCTTTCTATGCGCCGGAGAGTGCGCGGCTGATCACGATTGGCAACTTCGAGGACGATCTGGCTTTGATTGCGGACTGCGACTGGATCATCGAGGTGGTGGCGGAGAATCTTGAGATCAAGCGGGCGCTGCTGGAGAAGGTGCTGCAACATCGCCGGAAGGACTCGATACTTACGAGCAACACGAGCGGGTTGCCGATTCACAAGATAGTGGAGGGGATGCCGATGGAGCTGCGGCGCCATTGGTTTGGAACGCACTTCTTCAATCCGCCGCGGTATATGCGGCTGCTGGAGGTGATTCGAACTCCGGATACGGACCCGGCGGATATTGCGGCGGTGGAGCACTTCTGCGATCTGCGGCTGGGGAAGGCGATTGTTCACTCGCACGATACGCCGAACTTTATTGCTAATCGTATCGGCACGTTCTCGATGGGTAATGCGATTCGGTTGATGCAGGAGCAGGGGCTGTCGATTGAAGAGGTCGATACGTTGACGGGCTCGGCATTGGGCTGGCCGAAGACGGGGACGTTCCGGCTGGGCGATATGGTTGGAGTAGACGTGCTGGCGCATGTGGCTACGAATTTCTCCGCGCAGGCGGAAAAGATTAAAGATGAGCGCGCTGAGGTGAAGCTGGCTCCTTTCATCGGCAAGATGCTCGAGAGGAAGTGGCTCGGGGATAAGACGAAGCAGGGTTTTTACAAGAAGGAAGGCAAGGACGCGGAGGGGCGCGACCTGCGGCACGTTTTGGACTGGCAGACGCTGGACTATAAGCCGAGCACGCGGCCGAAGTTTCCGGCGATCGAGATGGCGAAGAATGTGGAGTCGACGCCTGCTCGGATTGCGCAGTTGCTGCACGCGGATGTGACGAAGGATAAGGCGGCTGCGTTTTACTGGCCGCTGCTGACGGAGCTGTTTACGTATAGTGCGAATCGGGTGCCGGAGATTGCGGACAATATCGTTGAGATCGATCAGGCGATGAAGACCGGGTTCAACTGGGAGCTTGGGCCTTTTGAGATGTTCGATGCTGCGGGTGTGCGCGCCACGACGGAGAAGATGCGGGCTGCGGGTGCGCCGGTTTCGGCGAATGTGGAGAAGTTGCTGGCTTATGCGGAGAAGCATGGGGAGGCGAATCCTGCGTGGTACAAGGATGATGCTTCGGTGGTTTCGGGGCGGCTGTTCTTTGATCCAGTCAGCGGGGAGTACAAGCCGGTGGTGACGGCGGAGGGCGTGACTTCGCTGGGGGTGATCAAGAAGGCGAATGGGGTGGTGAAGAAGAACCCGGGCGCGTCGGTGATCGATCTGGGCGATGGGGTGGCGGGGATTGAGTTGCACTCGAAGATGAATGCGCTGGGCGATGACATCGTCAATCTGATTACGCAGACGCTGAAGCCAACGAGTGAGATGGTGGGCAACTTCGAGGCGTTTGTTATTACGGGGGACTCGACTAATTTTTCGGTGGGCGCGAATCTGATGCAGCTTCTTCTTGGGATTCAGGAGGAGGAGTGGGATGAGGTGGAGATGGCGGTGCGGGCGTTTCAGAATATGACGCAGGCCATTAAGTTTTGTCCGCGTCCTGTGGTGGTTGCGCCGTATGGGATGTGTCTCGGCGGGGGCGTGGAGATTGCGCTTCATGGCGCTGCGCGTCAGCCGCATTCGGAGTTGTATATGGGTTTGGTGGAGGCTGGTGTGGGGTTGATTCCTGGTGGCGGCGGCTGTAAAGAGATGACGATCCGGTCGGTGGAGGCGGGATCGAGCATTCGTCCGGATGCCCGTGGCGAGGGCGTGGAGATCTTTGAGGCGCTGAAGAAGAACTTCGAGACGATTGCGATGGCGAAGGTCTCGACCAGTGCGGCAGAGGCTCGTTCGTTTGGATTCTTCAAGCAGTCGGACAGCATTACGATGAATCGCGAACGGCTGTTGACGGATGCGAAGACGAAGGCTCGCGCGATCGCTGATGCTGGTTATAGTGCACCTGCACCTCGGACTGACATTGCGGCTCCGGGGGAGAATGCACTGGCTACGCTGAAGCTGGCGGTGTGGACGATGCGGGAGGGGCAGTACATCTCGGACCATGATGCGAAGATTGCGAACTGGGTGGCGTATGCGCTGTGTGGGGGCAAAGTTACGCCGGGTACTCCGGTGACGGAGCAGTATCTGCTGGATCTGGAGCGCGAGGCGTTTCTGTCGTTGTGTGGAGAGAAGAAGACGCAGGAGCGAATTGCGTTTACGTTGAAGACGGGCAAGCCTTTGCGGAATTAG
- a CDS encoding glycoside hydrolase family 88/105 protein → MTMFLSDFGMRLQGAGAGSRARLVARTSRGFVFGVLVSAASMGVLAQSAPVVAPAANVVPVDGNAAGDAPDDPGPLATGLSSELKPKAIDAAIKKVADWQVAYAEPHFNKQWTFAALYDGLLAASKTTGDPKYRDAVLHLAERSDWTLLDARFPHADDQALGQAFLDLYRDDRQPVRMADTKAILDRLIVREDDPNKLLWWWCDALFMSPPVLLRMYAITNDRKYLDYMDHEWWLTSGSLYSPQEHLYFRDSRYFTQKQENGKPIFWSRGNGWVMGALVNVLRIMPADYPSRPKYVAQFREMAERLAAIQSPDGLWRSGLLDPESYELPEVSGSAFFTFAMAYGINEKILDRKTYLPVVERSWKGMLGHIYADGRLGSIQPIDAQPGKFKLSASYVYGVGGFLMAGSEMHRLAASRH, encoded by the coding sequence ATGACGATGTTTCTTTCGGATTTTGGGATGCGGTTGCAGGGTGCTGGTGCTGGTTCGCGGGCTCGATTGGTGGCAAGAACTTCGCGTGGGTTTGTTTTTGGTGTGCTTGTTAGCGCTGCTTCGATGGGCGTCTTGGCGCAGAGTGCTCCGGTGGTGGCTCCTGCGGCGAACGTTGTGCCGGTGGACGGGAACGCGGCGGGCGATGCGCCGGATGATCCTGGGCCGCTGGCGACGGGACTCTCGAGTGAGTTGAAGCCGAAGGCGATCGATGCGGCGATAAAGAAGGTTGCGGACTGGCAGGTTGCTTATGCAGAGCCGCACTTCAATAAGCAGTGGACGTTTGCGGCGCTCTACGACGGGCTGCTGGCGGCTTCGAAGACGACCGGCGATCCGAAGTATCGCGATGCAGTGCTGCATCTGGCGGAGCGGTCGGATTGGACGCTGCTCGATGCTCGGTTTCCTCATGCCGATGATCAGGCATTGGGGCAGGCTTTTCTGGATCTCTATCGCGACGATCGGCAGCCGGTGCGGATGGCGGATACGAAGGCGATACTGGATCGTCTGATTGTGCGAGAGGATGATCCGAACAAGCTGCTGTGGTGGTGGTGCGATGCGCTGTTCATGTCGCCACCGGTGCTCTTGCGGATGTATGCGATTACGAATGACCGGAAGTATCTGGACTATATGGATCATGAGTGGTGGCTTACATCGGGGAGTCTCTACAGTCCGCAGGAGCATCTTTACTTTCGCGACAGCCGGTACTTTACGCAGAAGCAGGAGAACGGCAAGCCGATCTTCTGGTCGCGCGGGAATGGCTGGGTGATGGGTGCACTGGTGAATGTGCTGCGGATTATGCCGGCGGACTATCCTTCGCGGCCGAAGTATGTGGCGCAGTTTCGCGAGATGGCGGAGAGGCTGGCGGCGATTCAGAGCCCAGATGGACTGTGGCGGTCAGGGCTGCTGGATCCTGAGTCTTACGAACTGCCGGAGGTGTCGGGGTCGGCGTTCTTTACGTTTGCGATGGCGTACGGGATCAATGAAAAGATTCTCGATCGCAAGACTTATCTTCCGGTGGTGGAGAGGTCGTGGAAGGGAATGCTTGGACACATCTATGCGGATGGGCGGCTGGGTTCGATTCAGCCGATTGATGCGCAGCCGGGCAAGTTCAAGCTTTCGGCCAGCTATGTATATGGCGTGGGTGGGTTCCTGATGGCGGGATCTGAGATGCATCGACTCGCGGCGTCGAGGCATTAG
- a CDS encoding ROK family transcriptional regulator, whose translation MPTTQSTRFTFTRRQSASNKTPRQINRNLVFNLVRTRQPLSRADLARVSGLQRSTVSLIVEDLIKERWILEGSTGRPPRGRRPTFLELNHQRAVIALDIHPSQTTVAVTDLGGKIVAQNVVELPEDPKKAIQPIIAAIRKLMAAHSDKSFDGIGISLPGRADPLRDEPIFAPNLKWPISSIKSRIQKATGLRVEMDNVANACALSEVWFGDSDGLHDLVVVNVSEGIGTGIFANGQVLRGANGMAGEFGHVQMEMNGPRCGCGGRGCWETVSSNRAGLRYYEEISGASAPPTFAALVKMAQSHDANAVKALEKMSSFLGRGLRMVANALAPSEIVVVGDITAAWYLFGPIVEAELKQNALSKAPRLRPAFEGNTARLRSAVALVMNGSLV comes from the coding sequence ATGCCCACCACACAATCGACTCGATTCACCTTTACCCGCAGGCAGAGCGCGTCGAATAAAACGCCACGCCAGATCAACCGGAATCTTGTCTTCAACCTGGTTCGCACCCGGCAGCCACTCTCGCGTGCTGATCTTGCCCGGGTCTCAGGCCTGCAGCGCAGCACGGTTTCGCTGATTGTGGAGGATCTGATTAAGGAGAGGTGGATTCTGGAGGGCTCGACGGGGCGGCCACCGCGGGGACGCAGGCCGACGTTTCTGGAGCTGAATCATCAGCGTGCTGTGATTGCGCTGGATATTCATCCGTCGCAGACGACGGTTGCGGTGACCGACCTTGGCGGCAAGATTGTGGCGCAGAATGTGGTGGAGCTGCCGGAGGATCCGAAGAAGGCGATTCAGCCGATTATTGCTGCGATTCGCAAGCTGATGGCGGCACATAGTGATAAGTCGTTTGACGGAATCGGGATTAGCCTGCCGGGGCGTGCCGATCCGCTGCGGGATGAGCCGATCTTTGCGCCGAATCTGAAGTGGCCGATCTCGAGTATCAAGTCGCGGATTCAGAAAGCCACGGGGCTGCGGGTTGAGATGGATAACGTTGCGAATGCGTGCGCGCTGTCGGAGGTTTGGTTTGGCGATAGCGATGGGTTGCATGACCTTGTGGTGGTGAATGTGTCGGAGGGGATTGGGACGGGGATCTTTGCGAATGGGCAGGTGCTGCGCGGGGCGAACGGCATGGCGGGAGAGTTTGGCCATGTGCAGATGGAGATGAACGGGCCGCGGTGCGGATGCGGGGGGCGAGGGTGCTGGGAGACGGTGAGCTCGAATCGCGCGGGGCTGCGCTACTACGAGGAGATAAGTGGAGCGAGTGCGCCGCCTACCTTTGCGGCGTTGGTGAAGATGGCGCAGTCGCATGACGCCAATGCGGTAAAGGCTCTGGAGAAGATGTCTTCGTTTCTTGGGCGTGGACTGAGAATGGTTGCGAATGCGCTCGCTCCGAGCGAGATCGTGGTGGTTGGGGATATTACGGCTGCGTGGTATCTGTTTGGGCCAATTGTTGAGGCGGAGCTAAAACAGAATGCTCTTTCGAAGGCGCCGCGGCTGCGGCCTGCGTTCGAAGGAAATACGGCGCGCCTGCGGAGTGCGGTGGCGCTGGTGATGAATGGGAGCCTGGTTTAG
- a CDS encoding glycoside hydrolase family protein yields the protein MATYIEQSLAKLKEFEGCVPWMYRDTVGKVTVGVGLMLPDAKAAASLPFLLGTRPATPQEIAAEYTRVDSLPQARAAAFYKSPNRLELPQQTIDAKLTSILQAFEADLRTHLPHYDTLPDPVKLALLDMTYNLGPAGLFKDFPHLIAAVQSGSWAEAAARCLRRGPSAARNNWTREQFLSAVVTTIQAEAESLLKRIRRLIRQTWNAIFGPRQ from the coding sequence GTGGCGACCTACATAGAGCAATCGCTAGCAAAATTAAAAGAATTCGAAGGCTGCGTCCCGTGGATGTACCGCGACACAGTCGGCAAAGTCACCGTCGGCGTCGGCCTCATGCTCCCCGACGCCAAAGCCGCCGCATCCCTCCCTTTCCTCCTCGGCACCCGACCAGCCACACCACAAGAGATCGCCGCCGAATACACCCGCGTCGACTCCCTCCCCCAGGCCCGAGCCGCCGCCTTCTACAAATCCCCCAACAGACTCGAACTCCCCCAACAAACCATCGACGCAAAACTAACCTCCATCCTCCAGGCCTTCGAAGCTGACCTCCGCACCCACCTCCCCCACTACGACACCCTCCCCGATCCCGTAAAGCTCGCCCTCCTCGACATGACCTACAACCTCGGCCCCGCCGGCCTCTTCAAAGACTTCCCCCATCTCATCGCCGCCGTCCAGTCCGGTTCCTGGGCCGAAGCCGCCGCCCGCTGTCTGCGCCGAGGCCCCAGCGCCGCCCGCAACAACTGGACCCGCGAGCAGTTCCTCTCCGCCGTCGTCACCACCATCCAGGCCGAAGCCGAGTCCCTCCTGAAGCGAATCCGGCGTCTCATACGTCAAACCTGGAACGCCATATTCGGCCCCCGGCAATAA